The following coding sequences lie in one Lolium perenne isolate Kyuss_39 chromosome 2, Kyuss_2.0, whole genome shotgun sequence genomic window:
- the LOC127328324 gene encoding two-component response regulator ORR42-like — MTSYVEGSPVKALIVEDSAVETMILSAMLRKFHCEITTAKNGKEAVQMFLEGKKFDIIFCDKDMPVMSGPEAIEKIRALGEIHVKTVGVSVGDNAQEAFMRVGADEFLPKPMELDVVGAIIQDLIKKKKNNNTV; from the exons ATGACATCCTACGTCGAAGGATCCCCGGTTAAGGCACTTATTGTTGAGGATTCGGCTGTTGAGACCATGATTCTCTCCGCCATGCTACGTAAATTCCACTGCGAGATTACTACAGCTAAGAATGGGAAAGAAGCAGTGCAAATGTTCCTCGAGGGGAAGAAGTTTGACATTATTTTTTGTGACAAGGACATGCCCGTAATGTCTGGGCCTGAG GCAATTGAGAAGATCCGTGCCTTGGGAGAAATTCATGTGAAGACTGTTGGAGTATCAGTTGGCGATAATGCCCAAGAGGCGTTCATGAGGGTCGGCGCTGATGAATTTCTGCCCAAACCAATGGAGCTTGATGTTGTCGGGGCTATAattcaagacctcatcaagaagaagaagaataacaaCACTGTCTAA